A genomic region of Leptotrichia hofstadii contains the following coding sequences:
- a CDS encoding class I SAM-dependent methyltransferase codes for MIRTNEEKFLKKLKENINIESLKGEEKIFSYVNRNYLLGDNKKYMNMYDKLSFWYDFGEKWIGLLRYGNTISEMRKNLMEHLEWKNGISVLYVSIGTGKDLNFIPQNVDLKSLDFTGIDISRGMLKKCHSIWRKKTNLALVNCCAEDLPFKDNVFDIVFHVGGINFFTDKALAIKEMIRVSKPGSKIMIADETADFIGTQYKKSIFTKNYYRNTDFDLSEIQECIPESVKEKKTDFLWNNRFYCITFRK; via the coding sequence ATGATAAGAACCAATGAGGAAAAATTTCTGAAAAAATTGAAAGAAAATATCAATATTGAAAGCTTAAAAGGAGAAGAAAAAATTTTTTCATATGTAAACAGGAATTATCTTTTAGGAGATAATAAAAAATATATGAATATGTATGATAAATTATCATTCTGGTATGATTTTGGTGAAAAATGGATAGGACTGCTCAGATATGGGAATACAATTTCTGAAATGAGAAAAAATCTTATGGAACATCTGGAATGGAAAAATGGTATTTCTGTTTTGTACGTTTCCATCGGTACTGGAAAGGATTTAAATTTTATTCCACAGAATGTTGATTTAAAATCTTTAGATTTTACAGGTATAGACATTTCCCGTGGTATGTTAAAAAAATGTCATTCAATTTGGAGAAAAAAAACAAATCTCGCACTAGTAAATTGCTGTGCAGAAGATTTACCTTTTAAGGACAATGTTTTTGATATTGTTTTTCATGTAGGAGGAATTAATTTTTTTACTGATAAGGCTCTAGCTATAAAAGAAATGATCCGTGTATCAAAACCTGGTTCAAAAATAATGATAGCAGATGAAACCGCAGATTTTATTGGAACTCAATATAAGAAAAGTATTTTTACAAAAAATTACTACAGGAATACAGATTTTGATTTAAGTGAAATTCAGGAATGCATACCTGAAAGTGTAAAAGAAAAGAAGACAGACTTTTTATGGAATAACAGATTTTATTGTATTACATTCAGAAAATAG
- the asnA gene encoding aspartate--ammonia ligase → MSSIIIPKNYDPKYGIMETEIAIKVAKDCFERELAKALDLTRISAPMFVRKSAGINDNLNGVERPVSFEMLEMPDTTLEIVHSLAKWKRIALKQYGVEAGKGIYTDMNAIRRDEDLDNTHSIYVDQWDWEKVISKEDRNLDFLKDTVKKIYQVFLNAEKELTDKFNKFEKFLPKEVTFITSQELENLYPELTPNEREDKFAKEKGAIFIMQIGKVLESGEKHDGRAPDYDDWELNGDLIMWNPILDSSLELSSMGIRVDKEALERQLKELNLEERKNLDFHKMLLNDELPLTIGGGIGQSRICMFLLQKAHIGEVQASVWTPEIVKECKENGINLLWY, encoded by the coding sequence ATGTCAAGTATTATAATTCCAAAAAATTATGATCCAAAATACGGGATTATGGAAACAGAAATTGCTATAAAAGTGGCAAAAGACTGTTTTGAGAGAGAGCTTGCGAAAGCATTGGACTTAACAAGAATTTCTGCACCTATGTTCGTTAGAAAGTCAGCAGGAATTAACGATAACTTAAATGGCGTTGAACGTCCTGTTTCTTTTGAAATGCTGGAAATGCCAGACACAACATTGGAAATTGTGCATTCACTTGCAAAATGGAAAAGAATAGCACTGAAGCAATATGGTGTAGAGGCTGGAAAAGGTATTTATACAGATATGAATGCCATTAGAAGAGATGAAGATCTGGATAACACTCATTCAATTTATGTGGATCAGTGGGACTGGGAAAAAGTTATTTCAAAAGAAGATCGAAATTTGGACTTTCTAAAGGACACTGTAAAAAAAATATATCAAGTCTTTTTAAATGCAGAAAAAGAATTGACAGACAAATTCAATAAATTTGAAAAATTTTTACCAAAGGAAGTAACATTCATTACTTCACAAGAACTGGAAAATTTATATCCTGAATTGACTCCAAATGAAAGAGAAGACAAGTTTGCAAAAGAAAAAGGTGCAATTTTCATTATGCAAATTGGAAAAGTGCTGGAATCAGGAGAAAAACACGATGGACGTGCTCCAGACTATGATGATTGGGAACTAAATGGAGATTTGATTATGTGGAATCCAATTCTTGACAGTTCGTTAGAATTATCATCAATGGGAATCCGTGTAGATAAAGAGGCGTTAGAACGTCAATTGAAGGAATTGAACTTAGAAGAACGAAAAAATCTTGATTTTCATAAAATGCTTTTAAATGATGAATTGCCATTGACAATCGGTGGAGGAATCGGACAGTCAAGAATTTGCATGTTTTTATTACAAAAAGCTCACATTGGGGAAGTTCAGGCTTCAGTTTGGACTCCTGAAATCGTAAAAGAATGTAAAGAAAATGGAATTAATCTTTTATGGTACTAA
- a CDS encoding nucleotidyltransferase domain-containing protein, protein MVEQLFKELSLLEEVEAIALGGSRAGENYDEKSDYDVYLYVNSPISEEKRKNILKKFCSYMEIGNSFWEYEDNCVLNNGIEIDILYRDMKDFMKGIERVVAEYHPSNSYTTCMWHNLITCKILYDKNGTLEKYKNKYTINYPKQLKENIIKRQLELIDSSMPAYPNQIKKAISRKDFVSINHRITEFLASYFDLLFAINEITHPGEKRLIQLCKKQCKILPENFEENLNSLFSHMYSEENQSLLMNDIENIVNNIKKISH, encoded by the coding sequence ATGGTAGAACAATTATTTAAAGAACTGTCTTTATTGGAAGAAGTTGAAGCAATTGCATTAGGAGGCTCACGAGCGGGAGAAAACTATGATGAAAAATCAGATTACGATGTGTATCTTTACGTAAATTCCCCAATTAGCGAAGAAAAAAGAAAAAATATTCTAAAAAAATTCTGCAGTTATATGGAAATTGGAAACAGCTTTTGGGAATACGAAGATAATTGTGTCCTAAATAACGGAATCGAAATAGACATTCTTTACCGAGACATGAAAGATTTTATGAAAGGTATCGAAAGGGTTGTTGCTGAATATCACCCAAGCAATTCTTACACAACTTGCATGTGGCACAATCTAATTACTTGCAAAATTTTATATGATAAAAACGGGACTCTTGAAAAATACAAAAACAAATATACCATAAATTACCCAAAACAGCTAAAAGAAAATATTATAAAAAGACAGCTGGAATTAATAGACTCTTCAATGCCAGCATACCCAAACCAAATAAAAAAAGCAATTTCAAGAAAAGATTTTGTCAGTATAAATCACAGAATAACAGAATTTCTAGCTTCATATTTTGACTTATTATTCGCAATAAACGAGATAACACACCCTGGTGAAAAACGTTTAATTCAACTTTGCAAAAAACAATGCAAAATCTTGCCTGAAAACTTTGAAGAAAATCTAAATTCTCTTTTTTCACATATGTATTCAGAAGAAAATCAATCTTTATTAATGAATGATATAGAAAATATTGTAAATAATATAAAAAAGATTTCTCACTAA
- a CDS encoding LysR family transcriptional regulator, with translation MDVHHLKIFFEACKEKSFTRAAKNLFISQSAVSIQIKKLETKLGIQLIERNSKNFRLTFAGKELYRMSKDVFDKILRVEKEMEKISHYGKGKICIGATHNIGEPVLPRIMVEFKKHNPEIEFDLYIKNRESLVKHLKEGTVDIALMEEYFIEDKEIKVIETEEYPFVVVAGKKISDYNELKEMQLLKRDTVLTSKYLDLFEKIIGFNFENRIVINGSIETMKNLIKSGLGFAVLPYYSVYEEIEKGTLKVIHNFEKSEDKFQIAYIRENGEKPGISKFVKFVKDYKITPALFSVKNK, from the coding sequence GTGGATGTACATCATTTAAAAATTTTCTTTGAGGCGTGCAAGGAAAAGAGTTTTACGAGAGCTGCAAAAAATTTATTTATAAGTCAATCTGCGGTATCAATACAAATAAAAAAACTGGAAACAAAACTTGGAATCCAGCTTATTGAAAGAAATTCTAAAAATTTTAGGTTGACTTTTGCGGGAAAAGAGCTTTATCGAATGTCAAAGGATGTTTTTGACAAGATTTTGCGAGTGGAAAAGGAAATGGAAAAAATTTCGCATTATGGCAAAGGGAAAATTTGCATAGGGGCAACTCATAATATTGGAGAGCCTGTACTGCCAAGAATTATGGTGGAATTTAAGAAACATAATCCTGAAATTGAATTTGATTTGTATATCAAAAATCGTGAATCCCTTGTAAAACATCTGAAAGAAGGAACAGTTGACATTGCTTTAATGGAGGAATATTTCATTGAAGATAAGGAAATAAAAGTTATTGAAACTGAGGAATATCCTTTTGTCGTTGTGGCAGGGAAAAAAATATCAGATTACAATGAATTAAAGGAAATGCAGCTGTTAAAGCGGGATACTGTATTGACAAGCAAATACTTGGATTTATTTGAAAAAATAATAGGATTTAATTTTGAAAACAGAATTGTCATAAATGGAAGTATTGAAACGATGAAAAACCTTATAAAAAGTGGGCTTGGTTTTGCCGTTCTGCCGTATTACAGCGTTTATGAGGAAATCGAAAAAGGCACATTAAAAGTAATTCATAACTTTGAAAAATCTGAAGATAAGTTTCAAATTGCCTATATCCGTGAAAATGGAGAAAAACCTGGAATTTCCAAATTTGTGAAATTTGTTAAGGATTACAAAATTACACCAGCGTTATTTTCAGTAAAAAATAAATAG
- the gmhA gene encoding D-sedoheptulose 7-phosphate isomerase, which translates to MLKENIRNSYLTAFETVKAFVENEENIEKTEKIAQELAQAYKNGKKSLIAGNGGSNCDAMHFAEEFTGRFRKDRKALPSISISDSSHITCVGNDYGFDFIFAKGVEAFGQEGDFFFGISTSGNSKNIIEAVKSAKERNLKTVALLGKDGGKLKGACDYEFIIPGETSDRIQEVHMMILHIIIEGVERILFPENY; encoded by the coding sequence ATGTTAAAAGAAAATATCAGAAATTCGTATTTAACAGCTTTTGAAACTGTGAAGGCATTTGTGGAAAATGAGGAAAATATTGAAAAAACAGAAAAAATTGCACAGGAGCTGGCACAAGCGTACAAAAATGGTAAAAAATCGCTTATTGCAGGAAATGGTGGAAGTAACTGTGATGCAATGCACTTTGCTGAAGAATTTACAGGAAGATTTAGAAAAGACAGAAAAGCATTGCCGTCTATAAGTATTAGCGATTCTTCACATATTACATGCGTTGGAAACGACTATGGATTTGACTTTATTTTTGCAAAAGGAGTGGAAGCGTTTGGACAGGAAGGTGATTTTTTCTTTGGAATTTCAACTTCGGGAAATTCTAAAAATATAATTGAAGCTGTTAAATCAGCTAAGGAAAGAAATTTAAAAACAGTGGCATTACTTGGAAAAGATGGTGGAAAATTGAAGGGAGCATGTGACTATGAATTTATAATTCCTGGAGAAACATCAGACAGGATTCAGGAAGTTCACATGATGATTTTACATATTATAATTGAAGGTGTAGAAAGAATTTTATTTCCTGAAAATTACTAG